CCAGCAGTAGTTCAATTCCCACAGGGTCGGTCGAATTTTATGTTGATTCGATGCTTGTAGGAACTAGCTCTCTGGACACGGCGGGCATCGCTACCTACTCCACTGTTCTCCCCAGTGGTGTTCATAGCGTTTCCGCAATGTACGCCGGCACTATCGCGTTTGGTCAAAGCACGTCGCAGAACCTTCAACAGATTGTTCTGACTCCGACGACAACCACCATTACTGCCGGTTCTGTTACAAACTGGACACAGGGAATATCGCTCGGATTTTCGATTCAGGTCCTGCCGGTGTCAGGAACCAACGCTGTTTCGGGCCTTGTGGACGTGTATGTTGGCAGCACGCATCTCGGGACTGCAACGATCATGAGTGGTAGCGGCGTGTTTAACACGTCGGCCCTGCCTGTTGGTTTGGACCAGGTGACGGCAGCGTTCGAAGGAAACACGCTCTTCGCGAGTTCAACTTCATCGCCCGTTGCGGTTACCATCGATTCGGCCAACCCGGTGGCAACAACGACAACTCTGACGCCTTCGGCAACCGCGATCTCTGCCGGTGGTTCAATTAACCTCGTGGCAACTGTCTCGCCGGCATCCGGCACGACAACACCCAGCGGAACGGTCACATTCTTTGATGGTGGCGCGCAGCTCGGTACGGCTTCCCTGTCGAACGGATCGGCAAGTCTTACCACTCATGCTCTTGCAGCCGGATCTCACCAGCTGATTGCAAGCTATAGCGGCGGTTCCAACTTCAGTGGGTCTACTTCCGCGGCCGTTGTGGTAACGGCAGCGGCGGCAACTCCAGTGAGCACCACCACGGTACTGACACCTTCGTCAGCTCAGGTGGCGCAGGGATCGACCGTCACCCTTTCTGCTACGGTCACTCCGGCATCCGGATCAACGACCCCAACAGGCACGGTGAACTTCTACACAGGAACGACTCTGCTCGGTTCGGCTCAACTCTCCAACGGAGTAGCCGTATTGAGTACGACCGCGTTGCCTGTTGGAACGGATAGCCTCACCGCGCAGTATGGTGGTAGTTCTTCGTTTGCCGTTTCAACCTCAGCAGCAGCTTCAGTCACCGTTGTTGTTCCCGATTTCACGATGGTTGCTTCTCCTTCGGCAATCACGGTGAAGCGTGGCTCGACGGCCGTCTCTAAAATCACCATCAATCCGGAGAATGGATTCAGCCAGACCGTGACATTCACTTGCTCGGGTTTGCCGTCTGGATCCGTTTGCA
This Acidisarcina sp. DNA region includes the following protein-coding sequences:
- a CDS encoding Ig-like domain-containing protein, whose translation is MAQGSTVTLSATVTPASGSTTPTGTVNFYTGTTLLGSAQLSNGVAVLSTTALPVGTDSLTAQYGGSSSFAVSTSAAASVTVVVPDFTMVASPSAITVKRGSTAVSKITINPENGFSQTVTFTCSGLPSGSVCSFGTPVQNADGTSSVSLSISTAATTAALDSDKRSGAPLLALLPSEQHAEVKQFPCEISVPVPYEVTDIVIAVPMARRAEVIIKMVCGQVFAGYIPGTHEFI